In Arachis stenosperma cultivar V10309 chromosome 1, arast.V10309.gnm1.PFL2, whole genome shotgun sequence, one DNA window encodes the following:
- the LOC130962822 gene encoding uncharacterized protein LOC130962822 codes for MPSYGNWEDKIRRISKVSADVLCTQEKKRNEYWFCTNFGVSYHKLLKKMLKNLSLRSELDIARPSNPCFSERHHLLFVKGIKPNIVASSSGTDLKLKQHRASRLAVSLRQKTPITLDRTSVDVVPIPNGRYSTCKLVIMGAALSVGILVVMSGLDGQRAWALGPEGPLVEEFWDNVRRYALYALTVSTGAIYTIVQPILELLKNPISAILVIAIFAASIFIVSQVLTAMVGVSDFTYNYAY; via the coding sequence ATGCCAAGCTATGGGAATTGGGAAGATAAGATACGGAGGATATCTAAAGTCTCAGCAGATGTGCTTTGTACACAAGAGAAGAAGAGGAACGAGTATTGGTTTTGCACTAATTTTGGTGTGAGCTATCATAAGTTACTCAAGAAGATGTTGAAGAATCTGAGCCTGAGATCAGAACTTGACATTGCAAGGCCTTCCAATCCTTGTTTCTCAGAGCGTCATCATTTATTATTTGTGAAAGGCATCAAGCCAAACATAGTAGCATCGTCCTCTGGTACAGATTTAAAACTCAAACAGCACAGAGCTTCAAGACTAGCAGTGAGTCTGAGACAGAAAACTCCAATTACCCTTGACCGCACAAGCGTGGACGTGGTTCCAATTCCAAATGGCCGTTATTCCACTTGCAAGCTTGTGATCATGGGAGCTGCCCTTTCTGTGGGAATATTGGTGGTTATGAGTGGGCTGGATGGTCAGAGGGCGTGGGCTTTGGGCCCAGAAGGCCCACTTGTGGAGGAGTTCTGGGACAATGTGAGGAGATACGCGCTGTACGCGCTGACTGTGAGCACGGGTGCCATATACACCATCGTGCAGCCCATCCTGGAGCTCCTCAAGAACCCTATCTCTGCCATCCTCGTCATCGCCATCTTCGCTGCCTCCATCTTCATTGTTTCTCAAGTTCTTACTGCCATGGTTGGTGTTTCCGACTTTACTTACAACTATGCCTACtaa